From the genome of Amyelois transitella isolate CPQ chromosome 14, ilAmyTran1.1, whole genome shotgun sequence:
ATTGATAGCTCTTTTTAAGAAAAGAAAGTTCTGGATTGGCGATTGAAAGTTATTTTACTCTTAAATAATATCTTCTCAAGAACAGTATCGGGTGTATTTCCTGATCGCGATAGAAGTTAAACTTTCCAGAAACCATAATAATCACTCAGTTTATTTTTGGATGCTGGAATCAGCAACGAACGACTTGGCACTGGAGCTGGCGTGTTTTATGGCCGACGTTCAAAACTTGCATGTGTTTAGATATTTTTCGAGCAATCACGAACATCTAACACTCGTTGCTATACAGTATTTTAACGACCATCATTAACAcgtttatatacataactgGTCACCATCATTATCTTTAAGCTCGACGCTGGCTCTAAAAGTTTTTGGCTATTACGAAATGTCTAACAATGCTGGGTAAAAttgactttttttaaagaactaCCAGGCAATACAATATCTTTAACTTCAGTTACATCAGCTGTGTAATTGTCTCGTTTAGTATTAATGAACATcctatttactatttttactttttaacagGCCAGAAACAAGGAACAAGAACAGGAGGTCCTTACTTGGATCTCTGCAGTACTTGGAGAGCCTCTACCCAATGGAGATTATGAAGATATCCTCAAAAATGGCGTCGTGCTATGCAAACTGATTAACAAACTTGCCCCTGGCTCCGTTAAGAAGATCCAAGAGAAAGGAACCAATTTTCAGCTTATGGAGAATATTCAaaggtaaaagaaaaaaagctaTTTCGATAAAGGAATATGGAGAACTTGAATTACGGATTATTCTAACTACATGAACAATAgacaaatacaaaatcatcTTTAAAAAGGCATACAATACTATTTTATacttagtattttaatttgttaactAACGTATAAatgaagtatttaaaaatatttttgcaagaTTAACTTCTCACGTTTCAGGTTTCAAGCTGCGATCAAGAAATATGGCGTGCCCGAGGAGGAAATCttccaaacagctgacctTTTCGAAAGGCGCAACATTCCTCAAGTTACTCTGTGCCTTTACTCTTTAGGCAGAATTGTAAGGACTACATTCATTTCACATTATTGTCATTAGGTTTACTAATACTGTAACATGTCAAAACAATCGTTTTGCCATCGATACTTAAAGAAGAACGGATCAGTGCGATTCacaagttaaatttttatatcaagtAAGGTTGGACTCCTATACTCGTATTGCTCATGGTATTTTACCAATTCTtctataagtaatatttttactagttTTCCTTTCAATAGTGACTGAATCTTTAAAAAGAAGAGAGATTTGGTAGAATCTTTAAAGAAACCAATGAACAAACagttataaaatttcttcGTTAATTTCAGACCCAAAAGCACCCAGAATACAACGGGCCTCAACTTGGACCTAAGATGGCTGAGAAGAATGAGCGAACCTTCACTGAGGAGCAGCTCAGAGCACACAATGCTGAGCTGAATCTCCAAATGGGCTTCAACAAAGGTGCCTCTCAATCTGGCCATGGTGGCTTCGGTAACACCCGTCATATGTAATCTGATGGATTTTAATCCAAAGTGAAACATTCTAAGCTATTTATTATactactaaaaaaattaagatacaGAATGATGAACATTAAATATGGAATCCGTATGGATTccaattcaaataatttattgaatattaaatattacaatgcGGAATGGAAAAAATTACTATACAGTAACTGCAGAGATTAATGAAGAAAAAGTTGTATTAGGATTAAACGAAAATGTTTGGTTCTAGTAATTTTCTGAATATTCTCTTACATGTTCTACAGATCAAAAATTTGTTAATCATTTTATCCTTTTTCAAGTACACCATTAATTTCTATTCCAATTTCATCTTGTGAATAATCTAAAGCTTGTTTATTGTCTACGATACATTCAAGATGGTGTGGTAGATTGaatgttatttaataagtattaattgATATAACAAGTACTATTTTGTTGAGACTTTTTTACGTGTACTTAAATGTAAaccaatgtaaatatttaacatatttttaataaacattgtttgtaagaatttatgttttagtagtttttgcacgTGACCCATCAACTTGGAAAAACCAAATTCATTTCCTATACTTGTctctaaatattttcttatgatCCCCAATGACATATTTACATGCCAAATTACAGTTTTCTAATATCACATGAGATGTGCTAACTGTCGGCTTAGATGTTAGTAGGTACAACCTAAGTCACTCATAGTagagaaaatttaataaaaaataaataagtgattACCTATTGACAATTGTTGATATGAGTGATGATCGTTTTTGGACAATGACGTGTCACCCTGCCAATGGACAATGCCAACTTGAATACGTTATGATGGTAGAGAGATTTTTCTCTACCATGAACCAGAACACATACAACTATTATGTACAAtacagatatataaaaaaaatcatgaattacttgtaaatttaatgaaacaaatttaattattaagaatatatatgtaaacgaatttgaaactgaaaattatttaagccCATTTGAGTAATAAGTTTCTTAATAAACTTTCCATTAAGCTTCAGCATTAACATATCTTCCAAAGTCGTGAAGGTATTTAACCAAGTTGTCAAAAAACTGTATATTTCAAGTTGAAGTTCGTGATTTTTAATCTGAAATTGACTACACTATGGATGTGGCTGTGACCGAAATAGCCCTGGAAGATGCAGTAATCCCTTGGCCTAATATTGCTGTACCAGCTAGATTGACGTGAACACAATACTAAGAGTTGGTGCCAAAAGAAAACGTACCTAAATAAGAATTACAATGTGATAAGAACATCACCTACgactttattatacttactgaTTGACTTATTGTGACAAGGTACAGGAACCATGTCGTATGGTTCTCATAGATATCATAAAAAGTGACTTTGACTTGGCGTGTTGAACAAACCATTATGTGTGAgacatatacttatttatatgtagacaatttacatacatataagtagtAGAAGACGTTAAGTTTAAGAGGGAAAGACGATGATACTTCAGACAGGATCACACGGAATATACCGTtataactatgaaaataacatgTGGAGAGAAAATGTCCGGAAGCGAACTTGGTTACACTCTGAGGAGGATGAAAATATAGAAagttgaattattattaatatttctgtaAGTTATCATGAATTGTGGAGcattgttttaaaagttatcACTTCTTTGAACAGAATATCTAACTCACATTAACTTTGCAACTATAAAATGATCGACCCAAAATGGTCGTACTTATTCAAACTCGTCTAGcgacttaatttaaaatatctagcCTTGGtctaaaatttttatgcaCTTCAATTAAATGAGGTTTAAGGCTGCAAAGGCATTTAAGACATAAGCATACGTAATGTTTATAATCGGAACTTTCATAGAAAGATAAGATAGTAGTTTTATGAAAGTCAAATTTGtactgtaaaagaaaaaatcaaattatagtTTAATCAGGAATTTGAAAGCCGCAAATTCCAACTCTACATAAGTACCTAAGAACTACGGTAAGAATATAGTTTGTCGAAGGAATTAATGAATGATTTTAAACTATCTTTAGCGTGAAAGCAAACAGTCGAGTACTCATTTAATCAGGAattaattttggaaaattaaaaaaaaaatgcaatgtgTATTTGAATAGCTGTAAGATATTTCGCTGTAGAGACTACTGtcttacacacacacaaagaCCAGTTAAATTCACTGTAAGTGATTTATTGACGTAATTATAATGTGTTTAGTTACGAAGTGCTCTCTGGCTTGGCACTTGTAGACgtcaatgttattattatatttgttgtcAAACCAATATAGTTTATCTCTTAATTTAACAGCGAATATTAAATGAGCTtcaaaatctaattttaaacGTTGCGTTCTCTAAATCTTTATCACGGTATCGTCCATCTATGAAGAAAACCTCTCCGATCAATCTTATGATCATGTTAACAGGAGAACCACTGTATGGAATGAATAAGCACTATTTGAGCTTACGTGCTCAATGTGCAGCTCAATCTGTCTGACGGTACGCAAGAGGCCTAAGATAGTAgttgaggtcaaacgcactcaaatcttttatagaaaacattttttttttccttcaaCAATCTTTTCAAGCAAGGATGCGTATAAATgaagtaatttaattagtgCTCTGGACGGCAACACCTCGTTAGTTACTCGTACCACGTTATTTTACGTACTTCGACACCAGGGTAGACAGGGTCAACTGACCTTGCTACCCACTCCAAAGGCaaacaaatgaaaacaaaCTCTGTGCCAGCTGTGCACACCGCCTCTGATTCACTGAATGTTTCATTCGACAGGGTCCTATCATCAACATGTTTTTCTCACCTACATATGTCACCATGTCGAAGTAAGCGAGTTCTTTTCCGCAATTTGTCATTTCGTAATATTTTTGCTGTTCACACTTCTTAGTATAAAATGCATGACATTTGCATTGTATCTATGCTTTTTTGCTTGCGTATCATCAGGTACGTTGAAGGTTGTAAGAAAGGAAGGAGAAAGCCAAGATGGATGAATGTTGAAActgctaaaaaaaataaataaatatatacgggacaaattacactgattgagttagcctcgaagtaagttcaagacttgtgttacgagatactaactcaacgatactatatatcttataataaatacttatatatataaacatccaaaacccaggccaatcagaaaaagttcttttctcatcatgccctggccgggacctccggtgtcacagacaagcgcactaccgctgcgccacagaggccgttaaataTCTGCCCGATACATAAAACTTACAGATTTTGAAGGTAAGAGTGAAAAGATAATGCCTTTTTACTCTTGCGTCACGCTACCTTAGACATTATCTACTTTACCACTGGCAGATTGAGCTCAAAtcccaataaaattaaaaactaaaggTACTTACTTATCTTTAGTTAGGAAGTTATTTTTGGAGTACACTCGGGTTTTCTTAGGCAATCGACTAGCAGTCAGTCTCCGAATCTCAATATATTAAGCTATCCAGTTGAGCGTCTCTACTCCGTACTCCAAAAACTAGGATCGAGATAAGAACTGAAGAGAAAATATATCGGATAGTCGCAAGACTGAAATGCATTGGTGCCTACTAAACTTTATCGAACCTTAACCGCTTTTTCTGTGATATGACGCCGCTATGTGTGCCTAATTGGAACACGCGCGTGTCAACCTCTGTTTTTCGACTAGACTACGGTAACCGCTTACCATCAGATAGACATTACCtacatgtttttattaagtagtaTTGCCAAAATATCAACGACAGGCAGTATATTTTGAGTGCGATGACATATTGCATACAACATTCAGTATACTCACTCCAGTACCAAAAAAAGCGTGGGCATGTTTATTTTGACCATGAGCCAACTGTTGGATTCGTCTATGACAGAATATAGGCCTCGACATGTGAGCTATATCCGTCTATTAATTAGGAGAGCATCGCTCATTTTgatgtttatatgttttatattcagGGCACCTAATGAAGTTGAAGTGGTAATTTCCAAAGTATGTGTACCACAACAAATTGCCTAGCAAaatgtcaggtcaagagttcccgaaaccgacgaactcgcatgaagagagttatgaatgtggatcaaacgaaagaagtatgcagggatcgtggacagtggaaagatgtaattaGAGTCTGagtacccctctgggaaagagaagtgattttatgtatgtatgtgtattgaTTAGCTGTCAAAGGACAAGAAGATAGAATCTTCATTGAAAACTTTACcatctcatatttttttcttcctaAAGATGTCAGAGACCAGACAGTGTGAAGTGAAGAATCGGAAAGCAGACCCCGGGCAACCGATAACACGCATAGttgagaaagagagagaattTATTATGAAGGTAGAAGTACAAAGACATTACAAGTATTTTCTGTATGTTTTCGGCGCGctctttttatacattttatatgaaaGTGACGTGATAGAGACTTAGTCTAAAAATCCACGCCTCGTATACATGTCGTTTTAAATTACATGAAGATGAGCAagtatgtaaattgtaaatggTTCTCTGATAAACAGGTAAAAGAAAACGTGTAGGAAACAACGTCATTTACTTGAcggaaataaaatacttattatacttatCCTGATGTGGAAAACCTTGGTGACCTTTATGTCATTTCTCTAAGTGGTTATCCTCATGTGTGATGGTGGTCgtaattataacatatttaatCAGATTTTATCGGAAAACTTAGTTTTGTGCTTTAGGGTAATTTGTCAaagagtaggtatattaaaattaattgcacCTGTTATGTGTTATGGCTGCggcaaataaaattgaaataatggtTATTGAGATCGATGCAGAAACTTTATTATGGATCCTGCCATTGAACCAAGTCtaatctattttaaatataatcaaattgTCCAGTTTGAATATTGCATTAAGCTgatagtaggtacataagaTTACGTGCTTTAGAAACTTTATGTCACATGTAACCTAACTTAGTCTTACCTTACTTCATTATACATATccgtttaaaattttagtgtTGTACTAGAATCGGATGTAAGCGCCAAACGAGTCATTATGGAATTAGCGTTTATCAAAGGGTATGTTTACCTGTTACAAGTAATAAGTATAATCTTAGGCAATGCGTTTATTTACATAGTTAACAATTGCGCATGATCCCCTCCTGCCACTCTCTGTGCACAGACTTCGTTTCTGGGCCTTAGTATCTAACCATTACCTCTTGAGGCCAGCGGCTCAAGTTTTAACATCgataaaaatatcgataaaTCATGAAATTGCAACTCATTTTTGTGACATTAGTGCTATCCTCCACTAGTGCGTATTTTAAAACGAaacgtaagtatttttttttcttaccaGCCAATGCGAAATCATATCGAGATGAACGCCGGCTCGTTTCGCAATCGAGTTATTAGTTACGTAAATCGATTCTGAATTATATCATGAGTTACGTTGATGCTTGTAAGACAGtacattattgtttttattaagatttggTTCATcactacttttattattaaacgtGAAAGTGTATATATCATCTGCAATTTACAACATAAcaaaaccttaaaaatttgCGCCAATATGTAGTTTGGACTTCATTCTGAACTTCGCGAAAACAAAGATGCGAATGGATAATGGGATAAATGAGTTTTGAATTCaaataacttgtttttttttaaattgaaataattaaaattttgcaaacaaaaaaggaacttttgtattttacattattcGGCTATTTGGAGCgagagaaaattttaatttgtgctttttttaat
Proteins encoded in this window:
- the LOC106130918 gene encoding myophilin; this encodes MPARNKEQEQEVLTWISAVLGEPLPNGDYEDILKNGVVLCKLINKLAPGSVKKIQEKGTNFQLMENIQRFQAAIKKYGVPEEEIFQTADLFERRNIPQVTLCLYSLGRITQKHPEYNGPQLGPKMAEKNERTFTEEQLRAHNAELNLQMGFNKGASQSGHGGFGNTRHM